The Sphingomonas carotinifaciens genomic sequence GGATGGCGGCGGCGCTGCCCGATGCGGAGCTGGTGACCGTGCCGGAGGTGGGGCATGCGCCGACGCTGACGGAGCCGCCTGCGGTCGCCGCGATCGAACGCCTGCTGGCGCGGGTGGCGGCATGACGAACCCCCTTCGCATCCTGCACCTGCATTCCGCCTTCTCGCTGGGCGGCAAGGAGGCGCGCGCGGTACGCCTGATGAACGCGTTCGGCGATGCCGCGCGGCATGTGATCGTGTCGGGCGTGCCCGGCGAACTGGACGCGCGCGACGCCATCGCCAAGGGTATCCGGTACGAGATCGCGCAGGACGCGCCGCCGCTGACCGGCAAGCCGTCGGTCCGGCGATACGAGGCGATCGCCGCCTATATCCGCCGGTTCGACCTGGTGCTGAGTTACAATTGGGGCGCGATCGACGGGCCGATGGCGGCCCGCGTCTTTGCCAAGGGCATGCCGCCGATCATCCATCACGAGGACGGGTTCAACGCCGACGAGGCGGGCGGGCTGAAGGTGGAGCGCAACCTGTACCGCCGCATGGCGCTGGGCGCGGTGCGCGCCCTGGTGGTGCCGTCGCAGGCGCTGGAGGGGATCGCGCTCCAGATCTGGAAACAGCCGCGCGAGCGGGTGCGGCGCATCCATAACGGCATCGCCACCATGGCCTATGCCCGCGAGCCCGAAGCCGATGCCATTCCGGGGTTCGTGCGCGATCCCAGGGAGGTCGTCGTCGGTGCGCTGGCGGGCTTGCGCGACGTGAAGGACCTGACCGCGCTGGTGCGCGCGATGGGCGGGGTATCGGGCCGGTTCCGGCTGGTGATCGTCGGCGAAGGGCCGGAGCGGGCGCGGATCGCGCAGGCGGCGCTGGCGATGGGGATCGGCGACCGGTTGCTGATGCCCGGGTTCATCGATCGGCCATGGCGCTTCATCCGGCACTTCGACCTGCTGGCGCTGTCGTCGCGCAGCGAGCAGTTCCCGATTTCGGTGGTGGAGGCGATGGCGGCGGGCCTGCCGATCGCGAGCCCGCCGGTGGGCGACGTGCCGCTGATGGTGGCGGAGGAGAACCGGCCGTTCATCACCGAACATGGCGGTGAGGTGCGGCTGCGCGATGCCATTCAGGCGTTGATGCGCGATGCGGACCTGCGCCGCACGGTCGGCGCGGCCAATCAGGCCAAGGCGCGGGCGGAGTTCGACGAAAGCGTGATGATCGCGCGCTATGCCGCCCTGTACGAAGAAGCATTGGGGCGGCCCGGTGCACTGGTGCCGCGGAGATGAGGCGTGGCAAAAAAGGATTACTGCTGCGGTTTTGGAGCAATTTGAACCCTTTCGCCGCGTCCATGCATATCATTTTTAATCAATCCTAATCTTTTCGCTATAGTCCGGCGTGACATGCAGTCCGGCTCGTACCTTCCGTCTCTTGGGACCCGAGTTTCCCTGACCTGCATCGGTTTGCTGCTGTTGTTCTTCGGCATCCTGGGAATGGGACTGTCGACCGAGCTTCAGGTGTTGCGGGCCGATCAGCGGATCGATTCGCTTGCCCAGCTGGTTCGCGAGCAGGACGCCGCGGATGCCGAGTTGCGCCGTCTGCGCCTGGCGATCGGCGATGCGACCCGTGCGGTGGAGCGCGGCGAGGCGGTGGCGCCGGAGCGTTTGCAGGCGTTGCGCGACGATGCCGGACGCTTTGCCTCGGGCGACGCCCTGTCCGCGGTGGCGACGATGCCGGAAAGCCCGGCGGCCGTGCGCGACGGCATCGCCCGGACCCGTGCCGGTGCGCGCGTCTTCGGCATGCAGGCGACGGCATTGCTGGATGCCGCCGAACGCGACGGTGCATCGGTCAAGGCGGGGATGCCGGCCTTTCTGGATGCTTTGAAGACGCTGGAGAGCAGTCGCACCGCCACCCGCCAGAGCCTGGTCGAAGCGTTGCAGCAGGCGACCGCGCAGTCGCTGTGGCTGGGGCGACGCGGCGTGATCAGCACGGCGTTCGCCGCGTTGGTCGCCCTGTTGTTCACCATCGGCCTGGCGGTCTGGCTGCGGCGGCGGGTGATGGTGCCGATCGTGCACTTCGCCGGCAGTCTTCGCCGGCTGAGCGCGGGGCAGCAGATCGACCAGGTAGCCGGCGTCGATCGTCAGGACGAGCTGGGCATGCTGGCGCGTGGCCTCGTCACCATGGGACGCGCCATGGAGGAACGGCGGCGGATCGAGGCGCAGGTGGAGTTCCTGGCGCATCACGACCCGCTGACCGGGCTGGCGAACCGACTGTTGTTCGAGGAGCGGCTGGCGCGGACGCTGGCGGGCGGCGCGCCGTGCGCCTTGCTGGCGATCGATCTGGACGGGTTCAAGGGCGTGAACGACACGCTGGGCCATGCCGCGGGCGATGCCGTGCTGCGGCGGATGGCGGCGGTGCTGATCGCGGCGTCGAGCTCGGCCGACACGGTGGCGCGCATGGGGGGCGATGAGTTCGCGATCATCCACCCGCTGCCGGGCGGCGCGATCGATGCCGCTGCGCTGGTCGATCGCATCTTCGCGCTGGCGGCCGGCGAAACCGCCGAGCCGAGCGCACGGTTCAGCATTGGCGTCGCGCTGGCGCCGCTGCATGCGACGCAGGGCGACGAACTATACAGTTGCGCCGATATCGCGCTGTACCGGGCCAAGGCGGACGGACGGAACCGTGCTCGGCTTTACGATGGCGGCATGGACGAGGAACGGCGGCAGCGGCGCTGGATGGCGCATGAACTGCGCGATGCGCTGAACCGCGGCCAGATGCATGTCGTGTTCCAGCCGATCGCCAATTGCGCCACGGGGACGATCGTCGGATACGAGGCGCTGGCGCGGTGGACGCATCCGGCGCTGGGCGCGGTGTCACCCGCGGTGTTCGTGCCGGTCGCCGAGGAAAACGGCCTGATGGGCGAGATCGGCGACTGGATTCTGGAAGAGGCGCTGGCGGTCGCATCCGGATGGCCGGCGACGCAGGGGATTGCAGTGAACCTGTCGCCCGAACAGCTGCGCGACCCGGCGCTGGCGGCGCGGCTGCTCGGTCTAGCGCGCGCCCACCGGATCGCGGCGCACCGGATCGAGGTGGAAGTGACCGAGGGCGTGGT encodes the following:
- a CDS encoding glycosyltransferase, whose product is MTNPLRILHLHSAFSLGGKEARAVRLMNAFGDAARHVIVSGVPGELDARDAIAKGIRYEIAQDAPPLTGKPSVRRYEAIAAYIRRFDLVLSYNWGAIDGPMAARVFAKGMPPIIHHEDGFNADEAGGLKVERNLYRRMALGAVRALVVPSQALEGIALQIWKQPRERVRRIHNGIATMAYAREPEADAIPGFVRDPREVVVGALAGLRDVKDLTALVRAMGGVSGRFRLVIVGEGPERARIAQAALAMGIGDRLLMPGFIDRPWRFIRHFDLLALSSRSEQFPISVVEAMAAGLPIASPPVGDVPLMVAEENRPFITEHGGEVRLRDAIQALMRDADLRRTVGAANQAKARAEFDESVMIARYAALYEEALGRPGALVPRR
- a CDS encoding putative bifunctional diguanylate cyclase/phosphodiesterase gives rise to the protein MLLLFFGILGMGLSTELQVLRADQRIDSLAQLVREQDAADAELRRLRLAIGDATRAVERGEAVAPERLQALRDDAGRFASGDALSAVATMPESPAAVRDGIARTRAGARVFGMQATALLDAAERDGASVKAGMPAFLDALKTLESSRTATRQSLVEALQQATAQSLWLGRRGVISTAFAALVALLFTIGLAVWLRRRVMVPIVHFAGSLRRLSAGQQIDQVAGVDRQDELGMLARGLVTMGRAMEERRRIEAQVEFLAHHDPLTGLANRLLFEERLARTLAGGAPCALLAIDLDGFKGVNDTLGHAAGDAVLRRMAAVLIAASSSADTVARMGGDEFAIIHPLPGGAIDAAALVDRIFALAAGETAEPSARFSIGVALAPLHATQGDELYSCADIALYRAKADGRNRARLYDGGMDEERRQRRWMAHELRDALNRGQMHVVFQPIANCATGTIVGYEALARWTHPALGAVSPAVFVPVAEENGLMGEIGDWILEEALAVASGWPATQGIAVNLSPEQLRDPALAARLLGLARAHRIAAHRIEVEVTEGVVIDEREVVVANLRALQSAGVGVVMDDFGTGCSSLSSLQQFGFNKIKIDRSFVANMRDDRASRSIVRATIGLGRSLDMLVVAEGVETEEQMRMLRAEGCAQVQGYLVGAPAKLTGAVAVTAAG